The sequence CCCGCCGCCTCCCGCCCCCGTGATCTTCGCCCCGTAGGCGCCGCTCGCTCTCGCGGCAAGCACGAGTTTGCTGCTTGCGGGATGCCCTACGCCGAGCGCTTCCAGGAGGGCGTTGTTCATGTCCATGCACCGCCCCAGTTCCCTTGGGTGGTTGATGTTATGGAGGGCGGCAAGCGTTACGGCTCCGATGGCATCCAGGATCGGGTTTGCGATCTCCGGGTGCTTCTTCTGGAGATTCCCGACCAGTTCCACCATCTTTGCGGTGCTGTGCGGCACCATGGTGTTTCCTACAACGATCTGCAGGCCCTGTGGGGGAAGTCTCCGCTTGGAGTTCCCGGTGATGAGCACTATCCCGCCGCTTGTGGAGACATAGGTGTCGGTGGGGCTCGCCCTCCCTTTCTGGACTTTCTTTTCGATGGCAAACGCCATATCCGCGATATCTTCACGGGTGCGCCCGAGACCGAATTCATCGTTGATCGCACAGAGTGTCGCCACCGTCACCGCGGCCGATGATCCGAGTCCTGACGAGCTCTGGAGTTGTGAATGGACGTAGACACTCCCCCGGACGCCCATCCGCCTGAAACATTCGTTGATGTAGGGCGACCTGGGTCGTGTCGGGTTGCGGGATTTCCTTACCGTGACGAAGACACGGGGTTTGATCGCCATCGCTACCCCGGGCTTTCCGTAGACCACTGCATGCTCGCCGAACAGGAAGACCTTGCCCGGCGCGCTCCACGTTGCCAATTACACCACCGCTATCGCTGCATACCCCACTACCTGATTGAAGTCCCCCGTCACATCACCGCTGGTCGTATACCGTAGCAGTTCCCCTCTCGTTGCGCCGAGCGTCCGGCAGGTGATGCACATGGCCGCGATCGGGCCGTAGCCGCACGCCGTAGCGCCGGTCTCCCGGAGCCGTCGATAAAATTCCGGTATATCCAGGGTTTTGAGCGCATCAATCGCGTAGAGGTCCTGTCGGCGGGCCGTCTCGTCCGGGACATAGTGGGAGAAGTCGCTCGAGGCGACGATCCGCACGTTCCTGCCCGTGTGTTCTATCGCCCGGAGCAGGTGCTCAGCAAGGCTTGCCGCTGCTTCGTAACTCTGGTCTCCCATCATGACGGGCGCAATCCTCGCTCTCGGGAACCGGTACTTGATGATAGGCACCTGCACCTCGATAGAGTGTTCATTCCGGTGCGACGCCTCATCTATCTCGATATCCAGCGCGTCGACAAACTCTGTATCGACATCGACGATCCCAAGCGGGGTCTCCCACGGTACGGCGGAGGCACAGGTCATGTACCCCCGGTGACTTGGACCGATGACAACAAACGTGCCGTCGAAATCAGGCGGTATGGTAGAGAAGGCACAGGCTCCAGTCTCCCCGGAGTAGACGTAGCCCGCATGGGGAGCGACGATGCCCCGGGCATCGATGCCCGGAGCCTTCTTCTGGAAGAATGTCTCCAGCAGTTGCTCCAGATGCCGGGGCTCGGCAGGATAGAACATTCCTGCTACACTGCATGGGCGCATATCCATCTATATTGGAGCTTCTTTGTGCCTCTGTGTCTTATAACTCTGTCTCAAAGTCTTCGGGAGTGAGCGACGTGGTCACTCCACGCAGGCGGAGCAGTTCCTTTGTCAGGAGGAAGTAGATCATTGAGAGCGCTTTCCTGCCCTTGTTGTTGGTGGGAATGACCAGGTCGATGTACTTGGTCATGTTGTTGGTATCGCAGAGGGCGACGATCGGGATGCCCGCCTGGACCGCCTCGTTGATCGCCTGTGTATCACCGATCGGGTCGGTCACCACGATCACGTCCGGCTCGATGTACTTATTTAAGCCATGTAAGCGCTGGTTGGTGAGCATCCCCGGGATGAAGCGGCCGATGACCGCCATGCCGCCAACGGCGTCGGCGAACATCTTCGCCGGGTACTGGCCGTACTGCCGGGAGGTGACGACCAGGACTTTTGCCGGCTCGTACTGTGCGAGGAACTTCGCGGCGGTCTTGATCCGCTCATCAGTGGCCTGGATGTCCAGGATGTACAGCCCATCTCCGCGGACGCGGTAGATGAACTTCATCATATCCTTGCTCTTCTGCTGGGTGCCGATGTGCACGCCTGCTGCAAGATACTCTTCTACGGGTATCAGTGGTTCTTTCAGTTCGATTTCCAGTTCGTTTCCGGTCAAGCTAGATCAGCTCCTCTATACGAATCAGTTCATTCAGTTTGGCAATCCGTTCCCCGCCGACGACGCCGGTCTTGAGGAATATACATTCGAACGCAGTGGCCAGATGGGCGATCGTTGCATCGGTGGTCTCTCCGGACCGGTGACTCATGACCGTCTCCATGCCGCTCTTCTGGGCAAGACGTATCGCCTCGAAGGTCTCGGTGAGCGTTCCTATCTGGTTTGGTTTGATCAGCACGCAGTTTGCCGCGCAGGTCTCAACGCCCTTCGTGATCCGTTCAACGTTGGTCACGAAGAGGTCGTCCCCGCAGATCAGGCACCGGTCCCCGACTGCTGCCGTCAGGTCTGCGAACGCCTCGAAGTCCTCCTCGAAGAGGGGGTCTTCGATGTAGATGAGGTTGTAGCGGTCGACCAGGTCTGCCATGTAGGCGACCTGTTCCTCGCGGGTTCTCACGGCATCCTTGTAGCGATACTGCTTACCGTCCCAGAGTTCGCTTGCCGCCACGTCGATTCCCATGCGGACCTCGATGTTTGTCTCGTCAGAGACGGTAGCGATCGCTTCGCTGATGATCTCAAATGCCTCGGTGTCGGATATTGCGGGTGCCCAGGCACCTTCATCTCCTTTACCTGAGAGTTTGCCCTGCTTCTGCAGGATCGCTTTCACGGTCCTGTGAACGGCAGCGTTCACAAAGACCCCCTCCGATGCGCCGGAAGCGCCGGTGGGAACCACCAGGAATTCCTGGATGGATGTAGCGTTTGGGGCGTGCGCGCCTCCACCGATGACGTTGCCCAGGGGCAGGGGTGTCTTATCGGCGAATGCACCGCCCAGGTAGTGGAAGAGTTCAAGGTCGAGAGACGATGCAGCCGCCTTTGCACACGCAAGCGAGAGCGCTACCGCGACATTTGCGCCGATCGAACTGAAGTCGGGTGTCCCGTCGATCTCCCGCAGTCGTGCGTCGAACGTGATCTGATCGCGAGTGTCCTCACCGATGAGTGATGGAATCAGGTGCTTCTCTGCATCCCTGACAGCCTCCCGCGGCGGCCGCACCTTTGCCTCATAGGTCCCGGTGCTGGCACCGCTGGGCGCCGCAGCCTGGCCAAAGCCGTAATCTGTGTGGACTTCGGCCTCGACGGTCTCGTTCCCCCGGCTGTCCAGGATAACTCTTAAGATAATCTCTTCGATGGTCGTCATCAGATCACTACTTTCTCTTCACCGTTATAGGGATCACGCCTTGATCAAACTCTTCCAGTGCGATCTCGAGCGGCTCTGTATTCATCGTTTTAATCAAAACCGGTGCACCCATCGATATCTGCAGAGCACGAGCCCCTATAATCCGCGCTCGTTCGTATCGGGTATAAGATTCCATCGTGCAGCCTCAAAACTTTAATAATAAAATGGGGTCGCTGAGATTTGAACTCAGGTTACAGCGTCCCGAACGCCATAGGATGTCCAGGCTACCCTACGACCCCTCACTGATACGGATTCAGGTCCTCCACTATTTCCTTGTGCGTCAGCAGCATCCGCCTGCAACAGTAACGTTCCAGGCCGAGATCGTCGAGGATCCGATTTGGATCCTCGCCCGCATCCCGCCGCTCCTTGAACTCCTTCCAGGCTGGAGAGATGACCTTACCGCATGTAAAACATCGTACGGGTATCATAATAATGTACCTGCTCTCCTTATATCCCTTTTCCCATCACCGGTAGGATTTCTGGTATCTTGCCCGTGCACCAGGACCGTGCGGCTTCTTGGACTCTTTCTGCCGTGAGTCATTCACGAGCAGCGTGCGGTCGTATGCCAGGAAGGCGTCCTTAATCTGCGGATCGTTGTGCCACTCTACAATGCCGCGCGCCAGCGCCGTACGGACTGCCTCGGCCTGACCCACTGCACCGCCGCCGGAGACATCGATTGCTGCATCGACGCCGTCGAGTGCGCTTGGAACCAGCAGCAGGGGTTCAGCGATCTTCATGCGCATCAGTTCTGTCCCGTAGACCTCGAGGGGCACGGAGTTGATGCGGACCCGGCCGTTGCCGGGTTTCAGGGTTGCCCGCGCAATTGCCGTCTTCCTCTTACCGCTTGTATTGATGATCTTTGCCATTCCGTCACCTCATTTCAGTATTTTGCTCCGAGATTGGTGCTGATCGCTCCAACCGTTACATACCTCGGGCTGCTCAGCCGGTCGATGTGGGCCGCTTTGGGAGACTCTCTCTCCATCGCGGAGAACTCAACCGGAACGCCTACGTAGACCTTGATCCGCTTGAACGCGGCGATACCCCGTTCGCGCTTGTACGGGAGCATGCCGCGGATGGTGCGCTTGATGATATGGTCGGGCCGGCGCGGGTAGAACGGGCCGCCCTCGCGGGATCCGCGGTTGCGCTTCCTGTAGTAGTCCGCGAGCACGTATGCCCGGTCCCCGGAGACGATTGCCTTCTCCGCGTTCACGATGGCGATCTCCTCACCGGCGAGCGCGCGCCCTGCGACGACGCTGGCCATTCTTCCGAGCAGTAATCCGTCTGCATCGATAACCGTAACCATTCGTCTCACCTGAGGATCCGTACCCTGCTCCCCTTCGGGTTATCCCGAACGAGGTCCTCGATGGTCATGCACGTCCCGTTGGCGCCGGTGATCTTGCTCACCGCGGCCTCGGAAAAGTCGAGCGCGGCGACCTTCACCGGCAGGTTGAGTGCGCCGCTGCCGAGCACCTTGCCCGGCACCAGGATCGTCTCGCCTTCGTTTGCGTACCGGTCGATCTTGCTGAGGTTCACCTCGGCGTAGTTCTTCCGGGGCGCATCCAGCCTCTTTGCGATCTCGCGCCAGATATTCGCCTCATGTACGCGCGACGCATCTCTCAGCGTCACGATGAGGGCAGCCAGCCGGGGGTTTGTTTTATTCTCGGTTGTCTTCTTCATTCAGTCCCCTCTCCCGTAATCTCGTTTATCACGTCTACCAGGTCATCTGATGTTTTCTGGATATACTCGAGCGCTCTCTCGATGATCTCCCGGACGGGCATCGATCCGTCGCTTTCCACCACAAAGATGTATTTCGTCTCATCAGCACCGATATGGATGGCCGCCTCAGTGCCGATACCGCCGGCAAGGCATGCCCGCTCACAGAGCCTGCAGAGGGAACAGAACTCCTGCCGCCCTCCGATAACCCTGACTTTTCCCTGCCCGGCCTCAAGCACGTCACGCGGACACTCGTCGACGCACATGCCACACCCGTCGCACTTCTCGTCGACGGTGATCACCGGGTAGTTCTTGTAGCCGCAGGCGGTCGTCGCCTGCCATTTGGCATGCTCTTTTCCGGTGCCGATGACGGCGTATGCCTCAAGCACGACCTTCTGGTCTTTGTCAAGGTCGATGATGGGGATCTCCTCCTCAGCCGGTGCGGCATCGGGATCCTGGGGAATCAGGTCGCTTGAGTAGACCGTCTTCGGCCCCTCGACGGAGAGCGTGTAGGTGGCGGTACAGACCGGGCAGCCTGCACCCTCACAGGTGCACTCTGCACGGGTCACGTAGCGGTCCAGGTCGGTCCGCAGGGGTATGAGCCCCAGACGGTGTGCCAGCATCTCATCAAAGAGAACGCTAGTGTTATCGTAGATACGAATGTCCTCGATGGCGAGCGTTGGCACTTCGCTCATCATCGCCCGCCGTAACATATTGGCGAACGAAGTGGAAACGCTGCTTATGGTGAATTTAGCGACTCTCTCATCCAGTCGAGAAAACGCAATCTCCATTACACTCTCCTTCCTCTCCGGCCGCCCTTGCCGCGGATGCTGTCGTGGGGCACCGGGGTGACATCCTCGATGCGGCCGATCCTCATCCCTGCACGGGCAAGGGCGCGGATCGCTGCCTGGGCTCCGGGACCTGGGCTCCGCTGTTTTCCCCGTCCGGGTGCGCGTACCTTAACGTGGACACCGGTGATTCCCTTGTCGCGCGCGTTCTGGGCGACCTGGGTTGCCATCTGCATGGCTGCGTAGGGGGAACTCTCGTTGCGGTCCTGTTTCACGACCATGCCGCCGCTGCTCTTGGTCACCGTCTCGGCCCCTGAGAGGTCGGTGATGGTGATGATGGTGTTGTTAAAGGAGGCAAAGATATGTGCTATGCCCCATTTTTCGTTTGCCATGGTGTTACCTCACTCCTGCACGGGCGATCCTGGTTCTCTCAGGATGAACGTCGTTTGTGAACGGAGAGGGACCGTAGTAGGTGATCTCAGACTCTTCGATTCTCTCGACCCGGTAACTCGGCACGGTCACCCGGCGACCCGAGATCGCGATGTGTCCGTGGGTGATGAACTGGCGGGCCTGCTTTGGGGAACGTGCAAGCCCCTTCCGGTGGACCAGCGTCTGGAGGCGGCGGTCGAGCTGCTGCTCAACCTTCAGGGCGAGGATGTCGCCGAGATCAGCGTCTTCACCGACGAGGCCGTAGCGGAAAAGGTGGTTGATGAGCTGATCTTTCTTCTTCTGATACTCATCCAGATTGATCCCTGCTGACCGCAGTGCCACCAGTTCACGGGCGGCTGTCCGGTATTTTCGCAGGACACTCTGGGCCTTCCAGACTTCACGCTTGTTCCGGAGCCCGTAGTCGATGATGAGTCGCTTTTCGTCCTCGAGCCTTGTCTTCTCAAACCGCCGCTTGGGCGTCGCGTACTGCTTGTAGTTCTTTCCGGGATATCCCATTCAATCACCCCTTTACTCTTTCTTTCTGCTGACGCCGACAGTCGTGCCCGTTCTTCCGGAGGCTTTGGTGCGCTGGCCGCGGACCTTCTGTCCGGTCTCGTGCCTGATGCCGCGGTAACTGCGCATCTTGCGCATACGGTTGACGTCATCGTCGTTGGTCATGGTGAGGTCGGTCCCGAGAAGGTGACGGGCCTCTCCGGTGTAGACGTCCTTTGGACGATTTAACATCCAGTCCGGTACCTGTTCGGTGTAGGCATCGACGGCGTTTGCGAGTCGTTCGACCGATCCATCGTCCAGCTTGCCGAGCACGGCGCGAGGGTCCACATTGGCAAGGGCGGTGATGGTGCGTGACGTGTGCGGACCAATGCCCTTGATGCCGGTCAGTGCGATGTGCACAGCCTTCGTGCCGTCGAGATCAGTATTCCTGATCCGAACAAAGTATTTTATCTCTTCTTCATCCATGTGATTGCCTCATCATCGACGTTGTCGGTGAAAGCGCTGAGGGAGGGATTTGAACCCTCGAGTCCCAGGGGGACACAGGTTTAGCAAACCTGCGCCATACCAGGCTTGGCTACCTCAACATAGAATTTCGCATCTCTCGATACTCGCAACACCAGAGGTGCTGCTCCAGACACAGTATTCTATGACTTGTGCTTACTAATTTTAGTGTGGTGTCTTAATAAGAGTTTTGGTGTTGGGGGTAGTGCACCAGGACATCTCCTGATCCCGCGAAGAGCGTGTGATTGCCACCCCTGCACCTCCCTTCGCGACTTCGCGCTCTTCGCGTGAGGCTGTATCGTTATCCCATCCACCTAACTCACGCGAAGTCGCGAAGGACGCGAAGTTTGGTAATGGGTGTAGATAGTCCCCGTCAAGGCTGGTATGAAAACCCCCTCCGGGTATGGAGAGCGTCCCCTCGAAGAGGCCGCTATAACCATACGGGCCAGCCATCGCCGTTTTTCATGCTCATGGCACGCTTCGCGTGAGGGAGCTGGTTCAGGGAGGCACCAGAGCATCACGCTAAAGACGCGGGAGAGCGCGAAGCACCGTAGACGTCTATAACAGCTGCCCTTCGTGGCCTTCTCGCGTTCGAGGTGGCGATCAGCCTCACACCCGCATCGGGCCATCGTTGCGGGCAGCCCGCTCGACGCCGCTTCCGATGAGTGCCGACGCGACGATAGGCAGCGCAATCGTGGCATCACAGAAGCACTGGACACGCGGGGACTCCGGCGCCTCCTTGCCCCAGCTGATCGCCTCCTCAAACGTGCAGCCCGAGAGCCCGCCCCAGTGGGGGGCGTCGGTGGTGTACTGGATGGCGTAGGCATGCCCGCCGAGATGCTGCTCGTGGATTGAGGCGATGACCTGAGTCTGCTGGATGAAGTTCTTCGGCACGCCCCCGCCGACGTAGATGACGCCGGTCTTCTGCGACTCCTCGACCATGCGCGTGATCTCGTCGGTATCGGCGAGCTGGTCGATGTCGACGTCAACCCCGCGCCGGCGTGCCATGACGAGACCGATGCCGATGGAGGAGTCGCCGAGAGCGGGGATGAAGATCGGAACATCGTATTCGGCGCAGGTGGCGATGAGCGAGCGTCCTTCTGGCCTCCGCTCGCGGAGCCAGTTCCCGAGGCGCCGGATGAACTCCCGCGAGGAACCGCGGAACGGTGCAACTTCATCGGCAAACCTGGCGATCTCTGCATCAACGCTGCGGAACTCCTCTTCATATGCAAAGACGTCGTAGATGCGGTCGATCCCCTCTTCGAAGAGCGCCTCGTCGTCGGCATGGTGGTGGCCGATGTAGTGCCGCACGCCAAGGTGCTCGCAGGTGTCATGGAAGATGTTTGCACCTGTGGAGACGAGGACATCGATGTAGCGGTGCCTGACGAGTTCGATGAGCACGTTCTGCATACCTGCCGGGATCATCGCGCCCGACAGGCCCATGAATATCGTGCAGTCCGGATCCCTGACCATCCTGGTCCAGACGCCGAGTGACTCCCCGAGTTTTCTCCCCTGGAAGCCGGTCCTGCTCATGGACTCAAGGAGCGCCGTTACATCCTTGTTCGGTTTGACTGGCTGCGTTGGTTTCATGGAAGTATCCAGGTATCTGTTTCTGGTTGCGGAGCCTTAATGCTTGGTGCCGGGGCGGAAAGACGGGGCAGATGGAGGCCCCGGCACTATCTCATATCGGGTCGGGTGAGGGGCTCCGCGCCGGGGTGGGCGGCTGCGGGTGGGGGTTGGGTTTTGATAAAGCATTGGAGGCGCGACTGCCGGACCGTTGTGGGAACATGGGAGGAGGAGAAATCTCACTTCCGGGCAGTGGGCCGTGGTGGCTATCGTCTTTTGGGGAGGAACTGACGGGGAGGGAGAGCATCCCCCTCCCCTGTCCGCCATCTTGAATTGTCGGTGCTCATGCACTCGACGTGCCACCGGTACACACTCGAAGACTTTCGTTCTTCTCAAGTTCCCGCCCCTTGGCTGGTCATTTCATGGAGGCGATACCTGATGTGGACCGGTTGAGAGGCCCGGAACGAGAACATTCACTGGTGGATGAGACATGAGCGCTAACAAGCGTAAACCCCGCCAGATGCCGGACAAAATGGCTGGGCACCCGCTCGAAAAAGGGGTGGTCTCCGCCCCTCTCAGAGGGCCTGGATGAGTGAGTTTCTGGTGACGATGCCCGTGATTCTGCCGTTCTGCATGACCGGGACGGAGCTTATGTTCTTCTTAAGCATCAGGTCGATGACATCCGAGACATCCGTATCCGCATCCACGGAGATCAGGGGCGTGCTCATGATGTCACGCACGAGGAGGTTCCTGATCCGGAACTCCTGGCGGGTCCCCTCCACAATATCCTTGAACGCGTACAGCGCCTTTGCGACGTCGGTCTCCGTGACGATACCGAGGACGTTGTCGCCCTCCTCGACGATGAACCGGTCGATATCGCCGTCCAGCATCCTCCGCCGGAGGTGGACGGCCCGCTCCTCGACCTGGATGGTGTATGCCGGTTCCATGACATCCAGGAGACCGCCCGGCGGCCGGAGCACTCGCAAGAGATCGCCGGCCGTCACCTGCCCGATGAGGCGGTGATCGGAATCAAACACCACAATCAACTTGTAGTGCTGGAGCAGCGGCACCAGGATATCGATGTTCTGGTCTGGGTATGCGGAGGTGAAGTTCTCCTCAACCGTGTTTGCAACATGGATAGATGTGGCTTTCATCGCCTGGGTCTTTCTGCTCCCGAGCGTCTCGGCGATCGCCGCACGGGACGTCGTGCCGATGACCGTGCCGTTGTTGGTCACGATGAGCGGGTCGACACCCTCATTGAGCATCTTCTCGAGTGCTTCGCTGACAAAAGCGGACTTTGCGATGGCGATGGGTTTCGCCATCACGTCCCTGACCAGTACCTGAAATTTGTCGCTCATTTCGCCACTACCTTGATGATATCATCTCTCTTGAGCAGACCCCGGATATCTCCGTCCTCCACGACCACAAGGCTGTTGATCTGGTTTTCGAGCATCAATCCGACCGCATCCTGCAGGGATGCGCCGGGGGGGACGGTGATGACCGGGCGGCTCATGATGTCCTCTGCAACTGCCGATACCTCAACGACGTACCTGAAGCGTTTCTGCCCTGCCGGCTCCTCCTTCCTGAGGTGAGTAATATCCTTCCTGGGCAGGTTCATCCGTTCATCCAGGTACTCGTAAAATGCAAGGTTACTCTCCGTAATGATGCCGGCAAGGCTACCATTATCGTTAACGACGATAAGTTTATCGTTTTTCCCTTTTATCGTGTTGATGACGTGGTCCAGCGAGTGGTAGCGGCTGACCGTGATCGCCTCTTCCATGATCTCATCGACCCGGGCAGAGAGGCCGCGTACATGGGCTGAACGCATGACGTCCAGTTTGGTGACGATACCGGCTACCTTGCCGTTCTCGACCACAGGCAGTCCTGATATGTCGCGGTCGAGCATCGTGGCTGCAATGTCATGGATGCTGGTCCCCGGCATCACGGTGATGGGGTTTTCTGTCATCAGGATGCTGACCGGGATCCGGTCGATGGGGCGCCGCCGCCACAGCGGTTCCGTCTGCCTGAGCCGGTAGGCGATGTCCTTCTTGGTGAGGATCCCCCGGAGTTCATTTCCTTCCATGACGGGGAGCCTTGAGACACGGTGCCTGAGCATCAGGTTTCGCGCATAGGCGACATTATCGGTCGGTGCAATGACATACACCGGAGAAGACATTACATCAACAGCACGCATACGATTTTCTCACTCCTCTGCAAATGCCTTCACAAGATCATATTCAGTTACGAGTCCGACAAGGTGCGAATCCTCTATGACGGGGAACGCCCCGATACGCCTCTGGATCATCTCGATGGCGATGTCGTGGATGTTCCGGTCCGGGGTGGTGGTATGGAGTTCACCGGAGAGGAGCGACCGCACCGGTGCCCCCATCACCTCGGCCGAGTCTCCGGTCGTCAGCTGCTCAAACACCTTGCCCTTGCCGAGGTAATTCATGATATCGGTTGCGGTAACGATGCCGCAGAGGACATCGTCCACGACGACCGGGAGACGCCTGAACCTGCACTTCACCATCTCTTCGCAGACCTTGCCGATCGGGGTATCGGGGCTGGTGACACGTACCGACGACTTCATGATATCCTCCACTCTGCGACTCGAGTTCTCGGTGGTGAGCACCTTCATCACGTCGCGCTCGGTCACGATACCCCTCAGGTTCTCTTCGGCGTCGATGATGGGGATTCCACCAATGTTCCGGTTGATGATGACATTGACTGCATCATCGATGCTCCCGGTGACGGGCATGGTCACCGGTTGCGGCGTCATGATCTCGCGCAGCCCCTCGTTGATGGCAGCGAGGAAGTTGCCCTTATGCTTCACCTGCACGAGGTTGAACTTGTCGCCGCCGCCCATGAAGTTGATGATGTCGCTGACAGTTACGATCCCCCTGAGGCGGTGTGTTCCGGCATCAACGACCGGCAGCCTGCGAAACCCTTCCCGGGTCATAATCTCGACTGCCTGGATGATCGTGGTGGTCTGCTGTGCTGTGATGACGTTTCTGGTAGCGATCGCCATGATCTCGCCTTCATATCCGGCGATCCTTGTCTTGAAATCGACAGGTCCGCGGTTGAGTTTGCCCGGCATCTTCAGGAGCCTGTCAGCCGGTTTCTTCTCTGAATGATTTGGGTTCGGTTGCATGGTATCACTCCTCTGGGATTGGTATTCGAAATGCTCTCATGGGATTAGGCAGCTAGAGACATCATGACGGTCGATGATACCGACGATTCTCTTCCTCTCATCAATGACGGGGAGGATGCTGATATCGTGGTCGACCATCAGTCTTGCCGCCGTGGCTACCTGATCATCGGGCGTCACGCTGACGACGGGCGTCGTCATCACCCGGTCCACGGTGGTGTCTGCCTGGTTCTTCACCGATATGCGGACGTTTCCTGCGCGCAGGAGATCCCGGCGGGAGATGATGCCGATGACCTCGTCCTTCTGCACCACCGGGAACGCAATAAAGCCGCTGGAGACGATCAGGCTATAGATCTTGTGTATGGGATCCTCTGGTGCACAGGTGATGGGCTCCCGCGTCATGACGTCCCCGACCCTGCCGGGGATGTTGCGGCGCGATATCAGGACCGGGAAGAGTTCGGAGAAGAGCACTCCTCCCAGGAGCACACCGTCTTCGTCGACGACTGCAGCGCTATTGGTATAGGCATCCATTATGGCACGAGCGACCTCTGTGAGGGGGGTATCCCGGGTTACCCGGGCTGCCTCCCTGACAAAACCCTTGATAGTGACGTTCGATTTGGTATCCACCACTCTGAGGACGTCGGATATATCGAGATAGCCCATCAGGCGGTTTTTTTCATCCACGACGTAGAGTTCGCGGAAGACGTCGTCCCGGAGGACGCTGCGTGCTTTCGTGACGTGGTCGTCGTAGCGCAGGACGGGAATCTTCACCATCAGGTTTGAGGCCACTTTCATAACAACTGCTCCTCCTCCCGGCAGACGGGGCAGAGCATAAGGTTGTCGACCCGCGAGAGGTCGTCGGACATGTTCCCGCACCGGTCGCAGACGCCCATGGTGTACTCCTCCTCGCGGTTGATCTCGATGAGGTCTGCCAGCAGTTCGTTCAACTCAGCCGCGACAGTGAGAATATCCCGGACTGTCACGATCCCGATGACCAGCTGGTTCTCAACAACAGGAAGCCTGCGGACGCGGTGCTTCACCATCATTGTTGATGCGTCACCGACCAGTTTGTCGGCACCGATCGTGATCAGCGGGGTGCTCATGATCTCGCTGACATGAATACTGCTCGGTTTTAAGTCTTTTGCCACGACTTTACAGTTGATATCCTCCTCTGTGACGATCCCGATGGGCAGGTTATTTTGTAATACGATACAACTACCGACCTCATCGCGGCACATTGCCTGTGCCGCCCGGGCGACTGTCTCCCCCACATCGATGGTCGTTGGATGGCTCCGCATGACCTCCCTGACTGGAACGCGTGTCTCGAAGTGGATGGTATCGTTATTGTTCATCATGGGATTCTCCTAATCCGGTCGTTATAAGAGCCGTTCATCCTGGTCCAAGTGTATCTAGGTTTTGACAGTATAAAAGAATTCTCACGC is a genomic window of Methanoculleus bourgensis MS2 containing:
- the rpsB gene encoding 30S ribosomal protein S2, producing the protein MTGNELEIELKEPLIPVEEYLAAGVHIGTQQKSKDMMKFIYRVRGDGLYILDIQATDERIKTAAKFLAQYEPAKVLVVTSRQYGQYPAKMFADAVGGMAVIGRFIPGMLTNQRLHGLNKYIEPDVIVVTDPIGDTQAINEAVQAGIPIVALCDTNNMTKYIDLVIPTNNKGRKALSMIYFLLTKELLRLRGVTTSLTPEDFETEL
- a CDS encoding 50S ribosomal protein L13, producing the protein MVTVIDADGLLLGRMASVVAGRALAGEEIAIVNAEKAIVSGDRAYVLADYYRKRNRGSREGGPFYPRRPDHIIKRTIRGMLPYKRERGIAAFKRIKVYVGVPVEFSAMERESPKAAHIDRLSSPRYVTVGAISTNLGAKY
- the amrB gene encoding AmmeMemoRadiSam system protein B; the protein is MDMRPCSVAGMFYPAEPRHLEQLLETFFQKKAPGIDARGIVAPHAGYVYSGETGACAFSTIPPDFDGTFVVIGPSHRGYMTCASAVPWETPLGIVDVDTEFVDALDIEIDEASHRNEHSIEVQVPIIKYRFPRARIAPVMMGDQSYEAAASLAEHLLRAIEHTGRNVRIVASSDFSHYVPDETARRQDLYAIDALKTLDIPEFYRRLRETGATACGYGPIAAMCITCRTLGATRGELLRYTTSGDVTGDFNQVVGYAAIAVV
- the eno gene encoding phosphopyruvate hydratase, with amino-acid sequence MTTIEEIILRVILDSRGNETVEAEVHTDYGFGQAAAPSGASTGTYEAKVRPPREAVRDAEKHLIPSLIGEDTRDQITFDARLREIDGTPDFSSIGANVAVALSLACAKAAASSLDLELFHYLGGAFADKTPLPLGNVIGGGAHAPNATSIQEFLVVPTGASGASEGVFVNAAVHRTVKAILQKQGKLSGKGDEGAWAPAISDTEAFEIISEAIATVSDETNIEVRMGIDVAASELWDGKQYRYKDAVRTREEQVAYMADLVDRYNLIYIEDPLFEEDFEAFADLTAAVGDRCLICGDDLFVTNVERITKGVETCAANCVLIKPNQIGTLTETFEAIRLAQKSGMETVMSHRSGETTDATIAHLATAFECIFLKTGVVGGERIAKLNELIRIEELI
- a CDS encoding DNA-directed RNA polymerase subunit K; amino-acid sequence: MESYTRYERARIIGARALQISMGAPVLIKTMNTEPLEIALEEFDQGVIPITVKRK
- the mvk gene encoding mevalonate kinase, with the translated sequence MATWSAPGKVFLFGEHAVVYGKPGVAMAIKPRVFVTVRKSRNPTRPRSPYINECFRRMGVRGSVYVHSQLQSSSGLGSSAAVTVATLCAINDEFGLGRTREDIADMAFAIEKKVQKGRASPTDTYVSTSGGIVLITGNSKRRLPPQGLQIVVGNTMVPHSTAKMVELVGNLQKKHPEIANPILDAIGAVTLAALHNINHPRELGRCMDMNNALLEALGVGHPASSKLVLAARASGAYGAKITGAGGGGSIIALCPRRAKSRVAGAIEACEGKAIITTIDTDGARKEKHD
- a CDS encoding 50S ribosomal protein L18e, whose amino-acid sequence is MKKTTENKTNPRLAALIVTLRDASRVHEANIWREIAKRLDAPRKNYAEVNLSKIDRYANEGETILVPGKVLGSGALNLPVKVAALDFSEAAVSKITGANGTCMTIEDLVRDNPKGSRVRILR
- a CDS encoding DNA-directed RNA polymerase subunit D; translated protein: MEIAFSRLDERVAKFTISSVSTSFANMLRRAMMSEVPTLAIEDIRIYDNTSVLFDEMLAHRLGLIPLRTDLDRYVTRAECTCEGAGCPVCTATYTLSVEGPKTVYSSDLIPQDPDAAPAEEEIPIIDLDKDQKVVLEAYAVIGTGKEHAKWQATTACGYKNYPVITVDEKCDGCGMCVDECPRDVLEAGQGKVRVIGGRQEFCSLCRLCERACLAGGIGTEAAIHIGADETKYIFVVESDGSMPVREIIERALEYIQKTSDDLVDVINEITGEGTE
- a CDS encoding 30S ribosomal protein S9 — translated: MAKIINTSGKRKTAIARATLKPGNGRVRINSVPLEVYGTELMRMKIAEPLLLVPSALDGVDAAIDVSGGGAVGQAEAVRTALARGIVEWHNDPQIKDAFLAYDRTLLVNDSRQKESKKPHGPGARARYQKSYR
- a CDS encoding DNA-directed RNA polymerase subunit N, yielding MIPVRCFTCGKVISPAWKEFKERRDAGEDPNRILDDLGLERYCCRRMLLTHKEIVEDLNPYQ